In Helicobacter pylori Shi112, the genomic window TTTAAGGGGTTTGTTTGAACAGTATTAAAAACCATTTGATGTGTGAAGAAATCAATAAGCGTTTCAATTTGCACCCCAAAGTGAGAGAGGCCATGGAGAGCATTGAAAGGGAAGTTTTTGTGCCAGCCCCTTTTAAACATTTTGCTTACACTTTAAACGCGCTTTCTATGCAAGCGCAACAATACATTTCTTCGCCCCTAACCGTGGCCAAAATGACGCAATATTTAGAAATTGATCATGTGGATAGCGTGCTAGAAATTGGCTGCGGGAGCGGCTATCAAGCGGCGGTGCTTTCTCAAATTTTCAGGCGCGTTTTTAGCATTGAAAGGATTGAAAGCCTGTATATAGAAGCGCGTTTGCGCCTTAAAACTCTCGGTTTAAACAATGTTCATGTTAAATTCGCTGATGGGAATAAAGGCTGGGATCAATACGCCCCCTATGATAGGATTTTGTTCTCTGCTTGCGCTAAAAATATCCCTCAAGCCCTGATTGATCAGCTTGAAGAAGGCGGGATATTAGTCGCGCCCATTCAAGAAAATAACGAGCAAGTGATCAAACGCTTTGTGAAGCAAAATAACGCCTTGCGCGTCCAAAAAGTGTTAGAAAAATGCTTGTTTGTGCCTGTTGTAGATGGGGTGCAATAAAGATTAAGGCATGATTAAACACTATCTTTTCATGGCGGTTTCGCAAGTCTTTTTCTCTTTCTTTTTAGTGCTGTTTTTCATCTCCTCTATCGTGCTATTAATCAGTATTGCAAGCGTAACGCTCGTGATTAAAGTGAGCTTTTTGGATCTGGTGCAACTCTTTTTGTATTCCTTGCCTGGAACCATTTTTTTTATTTTGCCGATCACTTTTTTTGCGGCTTGCGCTTTAGGGCTTTCAAGGCTTAGCTATGACCATGAATTGTTGGTGTTTTTCTCTTTAGGGGTTTCGCCTAAAAAAATGACTAAAGCGTTTGTGCCTTTAAGTTTGTTAGTGAGCGCGATTTTATTGGTGTTTTCGCTTATTTTAATCCCCACTTCTAAGAGCGCTTATTACGGGTTTTTGCGTCAAAAAAAAGACAAGATTGATATTAACATCAGAGCGGGTGAGTTTGGGCAAAAATTAGGCGATTGGCTCGTGTATGTGGATAAAGCTGAGAACAATTCCTATGATAATTTAGTGCTTTTTTCCAATAAAAGCCTCTCTCAAGAAAGCTTCATTCTGGCTCAAAAAGGCAATATCAACAACCAAAACGGCGTGTTTGAATTGAATTTATACAGCGGGCATGCGTATTTCACTCAAGGCGATAAAATGCGTAAAGTGGATTTTGAAGAATTGCATTTGCGCAACAAGCTCAAGTCTTTCAATTCTAATGATGCGGCCTATTTGCAAGGCACGGATTATTTGGGTTATTGGAAAAAAGCCTTTGGTAAAAACGCTAATAAAAATCAAAAACGCCGTTTTTCTCAAGCGATTTTAGTTTCATTGTTCCCTTTAGCGAGCGTGTTTTTAATCCCCTTATTTGGCATCGCCAACCCACGATTCAAAACGAATTGGAGTTATTTTTATGTCCTTGGAGCGGTTGGGGTTTATTTTTTAATGGTGCATGTGATTTCTACGGATTTGTTTTTAATGACCTTTTTCTTCCCCTTTATTTGGGCGTTTGTCTCTTATTTGTTGTTTAGAAAATTCATTTTAAAGCGTTATTGAATGCGTTGTTTTAAGGCTACTATCGCTTATGATGGGGCGTATTTTTTAGGCTATGCCAAACAGCCCAACAAACTCGGCGTTCAAGATAAGATAGAGAGCGCTTTAAATGCGCTAGGGATTAAAAGCACAGTCATAGCGGCTGGGCGCACGGATAAAGGCGTGCATGCCAACAACCAGGTTTTGTCTTTTTACACTCAAAAACACTGGAATGCCGCTAAATTATTTTATCATCTAGCCCCTAAACTCGCCCCGCATGTTGTCTTAAAAAGGCTAGAAGAAAAAAACTTCCATGCGCGTTTTGACGCTCAAAAAAGAGCGTATCGTTACCTTTTGACGAAGAATTTAAAAACGCCTTTTTTAGCGCCTTATATCGCTTGTGGGGATTATGGCTCACTGGATGCATTAAACACCGCTTTAAAGCAATTCACAGGCAAGCATGATTTTTCCATGTTTAAAAAAGAAGGCGGGGCGATAACCAATCCTAAACGCGCTATTTTTAACGCTTTTGCTTATAAAACCTTTATCATAGGGCATGAGTGCGTGGTGTTTAAAATCATTGGCGATGCGTTTTTGCGCTCTAGCGTGCGTTTGATCGTTCAAGCGTGCGTCCAATACTCCTTAGAAAAAATCACGCTCGCTGAAATTCAAGCGCAAATCCACAACATCAAAGCCACTATAAGAACGCCCATAATGGCTAATGGCTTGTATTTGCACAGGGTGTATTATTGAAATCTCAAGAGATGCTCTTCCCAATCTAGAGCGCTTTTGATAATGGTGTCTAGGTTGTTATAAAGGGGTTTGAAGGTGGTATTTTGTAAGATTTTAGCGTTATTGGCAATAAGGCTTGCTGGATCGCCCTGTCGTTTGTCTAAAATTTCCACTAAAAAATCGTTGTTTGAGATTTCTTTAACCTTTTCTATCACTTCTTTCACGCTATGGCCTTGATTGTAGCCGACATTATAGATCTCGCTCTTATTTTTTTCTAAAAGGGTTTGATAGCTCGCTAAATGCGCACTAGCCAAATCATCTACATGGATATAATCCCTAATGCAAGTGCCATCTCTTGTGGGGTAGTTAGTGCCAAAAATCCCCATTTTTTTCCTTTTCCCCACCGCGCATTCGCATGCGATTTTGATCAAATGCGTGGCGTTGAGCGTGCGTTGGCCCAGCGTGTAAGGGGTGGAATAATCATTGTGCATGCATGCTCCAGCCACATTGAAATAGCGCAAAATAACGCATTTAAAATCCGCTATTTTAGAAGTGTCTGACAAAATCCTTTCGCTCATCATTTTAGACGCTCCATAAGGATTAATGGGGTTTAAGGGGCTTTCTTCATTCAAGCTAAAATCAGACTCGCCATAAACCACGGCCGTAGAAGAAAAAATAAAACGCTTGATCGCATGTTTTAAACAAAGTTTGACAAGCTCTAAAGTGTTGAGCGTGTTGTTGGTGTAGTATTCTAAAGGCAAGCGCATGGATTCTTCTACTGAGATTTTAGCCCCAAAGTGCAAGATAGCTTCAATGGGGTCTTTTAGCTGCTGTTTATTCAAAAATGCGTCCATTTTTTGCGTTTCATTCAAATTGGCTTGAACAAACACAACCCTATTAGGGTAGTAATGTTCTAACGCTTTGAGGTGCTCTAAAAAACCGGTGCTGAGATCATCTACAATAACGATGTTTTCTTTGGTCTTTTCTAAAAACGCCCTTGCGGTATGCGAGCCTATATACCCGCACGCCCCTGTGAATAATAATGCCATAAAAACCCCTTTTGAAATGAAAAAATAACGAGTATTATAACATCTTAATCCCATTTATTATTTAAGGATTTTTTAAGAAAGTTTAACCTATAATTTCATCTTTATTGGCTTTAAAGGGCTTATAGCTCAGGTGGTTAGAGCGCACCCCTGATAAGGGTGAGGTCGGAGGTTCAACTCCTCCTAAGCCCACCATTTTTACAACCTTTGGGGAATTAGCTCAGCTGGGAGAGCGCCTGCTTTGCACGCAGGAGGTCAGCGGTTCGATCCCGCTATTCTCCACCATTTTTTTCTCCTTGAATTTTTTCTTTTTATCAATCATGTTTAGTTGAGAAACCTAAACGATTAAATCGTCCTTGTTTAACACCACAAGTCTTTTAACTTAAAACTCTTTGATAAAAGATTAAGTTAAATTGAGATTTTTGGTTATAAAAATTCTTATTGCCACTCGTTAAGGCTTTATAGAAAATGTTAGAAACCCTTACAAAACAAGCTAATATATTCTATTCAATTTGCCTCAAGGACAAACAAACATGAAAAAACTTCTTTATACCATACTCGCGCTTCTTTTAATCGGCCTTTTAACAACCTACCTCATCCTTTTTACAGAATGGGGGAATAAAATCATCGCTTCGTATATAGAGAAAAAAATCAACCCAAACGAGCGCTACTTGAGCGTTAAAACCTTTAAGTTGAGGTTCAACTCTTTGGATTTTAAAGCTCAAGCCAACGATGATTCTGTTCTCATTCTTAAGGGGGATTTTTCACTTTTAAAGCAAAGCGTGGATTTGAATTACCATATAGATATTAAAAATTTACGCTCTTTCAAAGAATGGATACCCTACCCTTTAAGGGGGTCTGTTATCACTTCTGGGAATATCAAAGGGCATAGAAAAGCCCTCTTAATTCAAGGCATCTCTAATATCGCTCAATCCCACACTGCCTACAACGCCCTTTTAGATGATTTCAAGCTTTCTCACTTAAGTTTGAACGCAAAAGACGCCAATTTAGAAGATTTGCTTTATTTGTTCAACCGCCCCGCTTATGCGAACGCAAAAGTGTCCTTACAAGCGGATTTTAACTCTCTAAAGCCTTTAGAAGGGCATTTGATTCTAACAGCCAATAACGCTTTAATCAATAACGTCCTAATCAATCAAATCTTTCATTTAAACCTTAAAGACGCGCTTATCTTCAACCTCTCGCACTCAAGCGACTTTAAAGAGAACAAAGCCATCAGCGATACCACCCTAACTGGCCCTTTAGCCAATTTTACAGCCCTAAAAAGCGAATATCTTTTCTCTGCTTTAAAACTCAACGCCCCCTACACTTTAGAAATACCCAATCTAGCCAAACTCCCAAACATTACCAACCACCCCTTAAAAGGGAGTTTGACTTTAAAAGGCGCTATAGAGCAAAGCCCCAAACTCTTAAAAGTCAGCGGCCATTCAAATTTACTGGACGGCGCACTGGATTTCACGCTTTTAAATAAAGATTTGAAAGCCCGTTTTTCCAATATTTCCACTTTAAAAGCCTTAGATTTATTCAATTACCCTAAGTTTTTCCAATCCATTGCAGACGCTAATTTGGATTATGACCTTAGCGTTAAGCAAGGCGTATTGAAAGCCCGCCTAAAAAACGCAAGATTCCTTAAAAATTCATTCAGCGATTTCCTCTACTCCATTTCTAAATTTGATATTACTAAAGAAATTTATAACGATGCCAATCTAGTAAGCCAAATCAACCAGCAACGCCTGCTCTCCAATCTCAGCTTAAAAAGCCCCAAAACCCAATTGAAAATCCATAACGGCTTATTGGATTTAAACGCCAAGCAAATGGACATGCTCATGGATGCGGAAATTTTAAAATTCATTTTTAAAATGAAACTTCAAGGCAACATGCACCAGCCAAAATTTTCCCTTATTTTAAACGAAAAAGCCATCCAACAAAACCTGCAACAAGGCTTGAAAGAAATCCTAAAAAACGACACCATAAAAAAAGGTTTAGATCATTTGCTTAAAGATGATAAGCTCAAAGAAAAGCTTGAAAAAGGGCTTAAGGGGCTTTTTTAACCCTATTTTATAAGGATAGAAATGGTGCACATTTTAGTTAGCGGAGCGACTTCAGGATTTGGACTAGAAATCGCTAAGGCGTTTTTACAAAAAAACCATGTGGTTTTTGGCATAGGGAGACGAAAAGAGAATTTGCAAAAATTGCAACTCGCTTATCCCAAGCATTTCATTCCCCTGTGTTTTGATCTTAAAAACAAGCTTGAAACTAAGCGGGCGGTAGAAACTATTTTTTCCATGACGGATCATATTGATGCTTTAATCAATAACGCCGGCTTAGCGCTAGGCTTAAACAAGGCTTATGAATGCGAGCTAGACGATTGGGAAATCATGATAGACACGAATATCAAGGGGTTGTTATATCTCACTCGTTTGATCTTACCCTCTATGATAGAGCATAACCAAGGG contains:
- the pcm gene encoding protein-L-isoaspartate O-methyltransferase, which produces MNSIKNHLMCEEINKRFNLHPKVREAMESIEREVFVPAPFKHFAYTLNALSMQAQQYISSPLTVAKMTQYLEIDHVDSVLEIGCGSGYQAAVLSQIFRRVFSIERIESLYIEARLRLKTLGLNNVHVKFADGNKGWDQYAPYDRILFSACAKNIPQALIDQLEEGGILVAPIQENNEQVIKRFVKQNNALRVQKVLEKCLFVPVVDGVQ
- a CDS encoding LptF/LptG family permease, coding for MIKHYLFMAVSQVFFSFFLVLFFISSIVLLISIASVTLVIKVSFLDLVQLFLYSLPGTIFFILPITFFAACALGLSRLSYDHELLVFFSLGVSPKKMTKAFVPLSLLVSAILLVFSLILIPTSKSAYYGFLRQKKDKIDINIRAGEFGQKLGDWLVYVDKAENNSYDNLVLFSNKSLSQESFILAQKGNINNQNGVFELNLYSGHAYFTQGDKMRKVDFEELHLRNKLKSFNSNDAAYLQGTDYLGYWKKAFGKNANKNQKRRFSQAILVSLFPLASVFLIPLFGIANPRFKTNWSYFYVLGAVGVYFLMVHVISTDLFLMTFFFPFIWAFVSYLLFRKFILKRY
- the truA gene encoding tRNA pseudouridine(38-40) synthase TruA; amino-acid sequence: MRCFKATIAYDGAYFLGYAKQPNKLGVQDKIESALNALGIKSTVIAAGRTDKGVHANNQVLSFYTQKHWNAAKLFYHLAPKLAPHVVLKRLEEKNFHARFDAQKRAYRYLLTKNLKTPFLAPYIACGDYGSLDALNTALKQFTGKHDFSMFKKEGGAITNPKRAIFNAFAYKTFIIGHECVVFKIIGDAFLRSSVRLIVQACVQYSLEKITLAEIQAQIHNIKATIRTPIMANGLYLHRVYY
- the galE gene encoding UDP-glucose 4-epimerase GalE; amino-acid sequence: MALLFTGACGYIGSHTARAFLEKTKENIVIVDDLSTGFLEHLKALEHYYPNRVVFVQANLNETQKMDAFLNKQQLKDPIEAILHFGAKISVEESMRLPLEYYTNNTLNTLELVKLCLKHAIKRFIFSSTAVVYGESDFSLNEESPLNPINPYGASKMMSERILSDTSKIADFKCVILRYFNVAGACMHNDYSTPYTLGQRTLNATHLIKIACECAVGKRKKMGIFGTNYPTRDGTCIRDYIHVDDLASAHLASYQTLLEKNKSEIYNVGYNQGHSVKEVIEKVKEISNNDFLVEILDKRQGDPASLIANNAKILQNTTFKPLYNNLDTIIKSALDWEEHLLRFQ
- a CDS encoding SDR family oxidoreductase — encoded protein: MVHILVSGATSGFGLEIAKAFLQKNHVVFGIGRRKENLQKLQLAYPKHFIPLCFDLKNKLETKRAVETIFSMTDHIDALINNAGLALGLNKAYECELDDWEIMIDTNIKGLLYLTRLILPSMIEHNQGTIINLGSIAGTYAYPGGNVYGASKAFVKQFSLNLRADLAGTNIRVSNVEPGLCGETEFSMVRFKGDKIKAQSVYENTIYLKPQDIANIVLWIYEQPLHVNINRIEIMPISQTFAPLPTHKNP